In Kiritimatiellia bacterium, the genomic window CCCCTGGGCCCCGGAGCGCTACTTCACCTACAAGAACGAGTACTTCGACGCCTGGGGCCGGATGGTGGAGGCCGCCTTCTGGGTGGCATCCAACATGCCGCCGGACACGCTCGTGGCCAGCCGGGCGCCGGCCCACGTGTACCTGATTACCGGTCGACAAGGCTGGCGATATGATGCCGGGTTTCTTCCCGGCATGGATTTGTGGGGGCACCTGTCGGCCTTGAGCGAGGACCGACCGGTGGCCCTGGTGGAGGATGCCTTCAAGGTCTACGAGGGCACGTCGTTCTCCTACGGCGGAGGGCACTGGGCGTTCCGCGCGTTGTTTGACTCGCACCGCGATGACCTGGTCCTGGCCCATGAAACGGAGGCGCCCGTCACGCGGGTGTGGACGCTGCGCCGGGAGCCGGACGGGGTGGCCCCGGAGAAATGAGCGCCCTCCTTGAAAGAGCGAAAATCCGCCTGAACCGGGTCGTGCGCCGGGCGGTCTCCTCGCTGCGCCTTCGCTACCGGTCCGGCACGCCGATCCCGGCCTCGCGCAAGGACGAGGTGCTCCTGTTCATGGAGGTGCGCAACGAGAGCCTGCGGCTGCCCGCGGTCCTGGATGACCATTTCTCGAAGGGAGCGAGCCGGGCGTTCATCGTGGACAACGGCTCGACCGACGGCACCGTGGAATTCCTGCTCAAGGACAAGCGGGTCCACCTGTTTTCCACGAACGAGCATTTTCACGGCGCCCTGGCGTGGCTGGAAGTCCTGCTGCGCCGCTTCGGGTGCGGGCAGTGGTGCCTGGTCCTGGACGCGGACGAGCTGTTGGCGTACCCGCACATGGACACCCTGGACCTGCCCGGCTTCGCCGCGTACCTGGATGCGCAAGGGTTCGAGGCCCTGCACTGCCTGTTCCTGGACATGTATCCCCCGGGCCCGCTCAACGAGCTTCGGTATCGGCCCGGCGACGACCTGCTGGCCCACGCCATGTGTTTCGACGCGGATAACTATTCCCGAATGCCCTTCCGGGGAATTTTCAGCGACCGGGCCCCTGCCCATGTCCTGTGCGGGGGTGTGCGGCAGCGGGTGTTCGGGGAGGAATTCGGGTGTTCGAAGTATCCCTTTTTCCGCTACCACAAGGGTGTTTTCCTGCGGCTCGGGCTGCACACGGTGGAGGGCTTGCGGATCGCCCCCGAGCAGGGCGTGCTCATGCACTTCAAGTTTTTACAGGACTTCCATGCCAACGCCGTCCGCGAGGCGGCCCGCGGCGTGCACTGGAACGGCGCGGTGGAATACAAGGCCTATGCGCGGATGATCGAGCAGCATCCCTCCTTCGTGATGGCCAACGATCGCTCGCAGCGCTTTCGGGACTGGCGGCAGCTCGTGGAACTGGGGCTCATGGCGTCCAGTCCCGCGTTGGACGCCCATGCCGTTCAACCACGAAGGGACAAGAATGAACGCAAAAATGAAAAGAATGCAGTGTAAATATTCGTGTCCATTGGTGTCCATTCGTGGTTAACTCCGGTGGTTTTTCCGGTCGGCGGCGGAACTTCAGGCATGGAGCGGCATCATGATTAAAGGCAAAAAGATCTTCATCACGGGCGGGGCGGGCTTCATCGGCTCGACGCTGATCGGGCGCCTCGTGGAGCAGAACGAGATCGTCGCCTACGACAACCTGGCGCGCAACGCGCTGCAGACCCAGGCGTACAAGAACCATCCGAACCTCCAACTCATCGTCGGCGACGTGCTCGATTACGACAGCCTGGCGAAGGCCATGGCCGGCGCGGACCTTGTCGTCCACTGCGCGGCGATCGCCGGCATCGACACGGTGGTCAAGAACACGGTCAAGACGATGCGGGTCAACATGGTCGGCTCCGCCAACGTGCTGGAGGCGGCCTCGAAGCTCGAGCATTGCGACCGCGTGGTCTGTTTCTCCACGAGCGAGGTGTTCGGGACCAACGCCTTCCGGTCGTCGGAGCTGGACAAGACCTCCATCGGCAAGGTCGGCGAAGCGCGGTGGACGTACGCCGTGAGCAAGCTGGCCGAGGAGCACCTGGCCATCGCCTACTACCAGGACCAGTGGCTGCCCGTCACCGTCGTGCGGCCGTTCAACGTGTACGGGCCGGGCCAGGTGGGCGAGGGAGCCCTGCGCACGTTCGTGATCCGCGCGCTGAAAAACGAGACGATCCAGATCAACGGCGACGGCACCCAGATCCGCGCCTGGTGCTACGTGGACGACATGGTCCGGGGCACGCTGCTTTGCCTGGAGCATCCCAAGGCCATCGGCGAGTCGTTCAACATCGGCAACCAGCGCGCGGTGACGACAATCTACGGCCTGGCCAACACCGTGATCCGCGTGCTCGGCTCGAAGTCGAAGATCGAGTTTGTCTACAAGGACTACGCCGATGTCGAACTGCGCATCCCCAACGTGAGCAAGGCCCGCGACCTGGTCGGCTTCGAGGCGGAAGTGGACCTCGACGAGGGCATCGCGCGCACGGCGGAGTACTACCGGAATGCCTGATGCCGCCGAGAGCGCGGCCCGGCCCCCGGGCGTCACGGTCGCGATCATGACCTACAACGAGGCGGCGAGCCTCGAGTCGGTCGTGCGGGAGATCCACGGCGTGCTGCGGGGGATGGGGAACCCGTTTGAAATCGTCATCATTGACGACGGCAGCACGGACGGCAGCGGGCCGATCGCCGACCGGCTGGCCGTGGAAATCGCCGGGGTTCGCGTGCTGCGGCATCCGACCAATCTGGGCCTGGGCGCGGTATACCGGCATGGCTACACGTGCGGGACGCTGGATCTGGTCACCCTGTTCCCCGCCGACGGGCAGTTCGACGCGCGGATCATCCCGCAGTTCGTCCGCCTCTTCGACCGCGCGGACATGGTCCTGGGCTGCATCCCCGAGTACAAGAAGAGCCGCTCTTTCGCGGCGCGTTTCTTTTCCTGGGGGGAGCGAATGCTGTACAAGGTGCTGTTCGGCCGGTTCCCGGAATTCCAGGGCATCATGATGTTCCGGCGGGCGCTGCTGGAAGGCCTTCCGCTGACGTCCGCGGGCCGGGGCTGGATGGTCCAGATGGAGTTGATCCTGCGCTTCCTGCGCAAGGGATACCGGATTGTCAACGAGCCAACCGGCATTCGGCCGCGGGCGAGCGGGCATTCCAAGGTCAACAACCTTCGGGCCATCCTGTCCAACCTGGGGCAGGTCTTCGCCCTGCGCTGGCGCTTGTGGTTCGGTTGAACGTCGTCCTTGATCCGCCGCCGCCCGCGCCGGCCCCGGCGTAGACTCGGGCGAAGCCGGGTTCGCTTGGCCCCCGGCGGCCTGCCGGCCGCGCCACGAACAGGAAGTGCGTTTCGTCACGCCGGCATGGAAGTGTACGATCAGCGCGCGGCTTCTCCCGGCGGCGGCGCGGAGGGTTCGCGGGCATAGCCCGGCACGCGCGAAGACAGCTCCTCGTCCAGCCGCCGCGTGAAAATCTCGGCGCCGACGTAGTTCAGGTGCCGGGTATCGCTGAAGTGCGTGGTGTCCAGGCCGGGCCGGTCCCGGAAGTCGAGCAGGATCATCCCGTCGCCCTCGTGCTCGCGCACGGACTGGATCATCGCTTCCTCGCGGGCCAGCCATTCGGCCGAACGCGCCCGGGTGTACGCCGGCATGCGCGGCATCCGGAAGAAGACGGGCTGCATCCCGCGGGCCTTGACCCGCTCGATGAGGCGGAACAGGGCCGCCCGGTTCTGCGGCTTGCGTTTCGACTCGAGCAGGAACTCGTCCTCCAGCAGGTTGCGCTCGGCCAGGATGGCGTCGGTCAGCCGGAAGGTCCGACTCTGGAACCCGGGCTCGCGGCGAAGGCCCGGCCGCTCCGGCGGGTTCGCGGGTGTGAGCCGGTCCAGGAAGAAGATGGGGTAGAGCAGCCAGTTGTCCGTCAGGAATTGCCGGACGTACGCCGCGGGGCCTTTCACCAGGTCCTGGCGCCGCACGCCCATCTCGTAGAGTTGCCGGAAATCGCGCTCCTCGGTCATCCGGTCGTACAGGTAGCAGAGGTTATCGAGCTGGATCAGCGCCCAGCGGGCGTTCGGGGCGCGGTCGATGTTGCGGCGGAGGATCAGCTCGATGATCTCGTAGTGCCCGCCGTCCACGGCGAGGTTGACGGCGCGCCGGCTCAACCGCGAGGGCTGGACCCCCATGGTAGTCAGCGAATTGCCGATCACGAGCAACTCGGTATTCGTCCCGATCGCGCGCCGGGCCTCGGCATACACGGACGGCGCCGGGAAGTCGGTGTAGACTGCGCGCAGCAGAAGCGAGCCCGCCGCCAGCACGGCAAGGAACACCGCGGCGGGGAGGGCCAGCCCGCGAAGGCCGCCGCGCGCGTCAGAACTGGAAGTAGATGAATTCATAGGTTTCCATGGCGCCGGAGACAACCAGGGCCAGCAGCAACCCGGCAAACACCAGCCACCGGACCGCAACCGGCCACCGCAGGACGGCCAGCATGTCCCGGCTCCGCTCCTGGAAGTACTCCAGGACCAGCAGCGGCCCGGCGAACAACAGGATCGAGAACAGGATCAGCTTGCCGTTCCAGGCCCAGGGCTGAACCATCCGGTGCAGCAGCAGCGGAACATCCGCCAGCCGGTTCGCCCGGAAGAGCAGCCAGCCGATCAGGGTCAGCACGAAGAAGCCCGCCATGGAGAAAAGCTGCGCGGGACGGCTGCGCGGGGTTTCGCGGACCCCGGCGACGCGGAAGGCGATCAGGAGCAGGCCGTGGTACGCGCCCCACGCGACAAAATGCCAGGCCGCGCCGTGCCATAATCCGCCGAGCAGCATGGTCAGGGCCAGGTTGCGGTACATCCGCACCTCCCCGCCGCGGTTGCCGCCGAGCGGGATATAGAGGTAGTCCCGCAGCCAGGTGGAGAGGCTGATGTGCCAGCGCCGCCAGAAGTCGCTCGGGTTGACGGCGAAGTACGGCATGCGGAAATTCAGCATCAGGTCGAAGCCCATGAGCCGGGCCACGCCGCGCGCGATGTCGGAATAGCCGGAAAAATCGCCGTAGATCTGGAAGGCGAACGCGAGCAGGCCGGCGAGCACCTGCAGGCCGCACGCCTCGCCGGGGGCGTTGAAGACCTCGTTGGCAAACGGGGCGAGGTTGTCCGCCAGGACCACTTTCTTGTAGTAGCCGAGAAGGATCAGCCACGCGCCCTCGCGCCAGTGGTCCCGGGAAATCGTGCGCGGCCGCTCGACCTGGCCGAGCAGGTTGCCGGCCCGTTCGATGGGGCCGGCCACCAGTTGCGGGAAGAAAGAGACGAACAGGAGGTAGTTCAGGTAGTGGCGGGTGGGCGCCAGCTGGCCGCGATACACGTCGAGCGTGTAGCTCATGGTCTGGAACGTGTAGAAGGAGATGCCCACCGGGAGCACGATGTGCAGCGTGCTCCAGGACACGTGCAGCCCGAAGGCGGAGAGCAGGGCCTGCAAGCTCTCCGAAAAGAATCCGTAGTACTTGAAGACGAACAGGATGCCCAGGTTGACGCAGACGCTCACCATCAACAGGCGCCGCCGGCGGCGCGGGTCCGGCGTGTCGTGGACGGCCTGCGCGACCAGGAAGTCCATCGAGGAGGACAGCCAGATCAGGATCAGGAAGCGCCAGTCCCAGTAGCCGTAGAAAAAGTAGCTGGCGGCCAGCAGCAGGAGGTTCTGGGCCCGGAAAGGCAGCAGGCGGTACAGGGTGTACACGCCCAGGAAAAAGAACACGAAGATGAACGAATTGAAAAGCATGGGCCTTTGCGTGTACTCTAACTGGTATGCTTGAATCCTGTCACGGGAGCGATCCCGACCC contains:
- a CDS encoding MBOAT family protein, translated to MLFNSFIFVFFFLGVYTLYRLLPFRAQNLLLLAASYFFYGYWDWRFLILIWLSSSMDFLVAQAVHDTPDPRRRRRLLMVSVCVNLGILFVFKYYGFFSESLQALLSAFGLHVSWSTLHIVLPVGISFYTFQTMSYTLDVYRGQLAPTRHYLNYLLFVSFFPQLVAGPIERAGNLLGQVERPRTISRDHWREGAWLILLGYYKKVVLADNLAPFANEVFNAPGEACGLQVLAGLLAFAFQIYGDFSGYSDIARGVARLMGFDLMLNFRMPYFAVNPSDFWRRWHISLSTWLRDYLYIPLGGNRGGEVRMYRNLALTMLLGGLWHGAAWHFVAWGAYHGLLLIAFRVAGVRETPRSRPAQLFSMAGFFVLTLIGWLLFRANRLADVPLLLHRMVQPWAWNGKLILFSILLFAGPLLVLEYFQERSRDMLAVLRWPVAVRWLVFAGLLLALVVSGAMETYEFIYFQF
- a CDS encoding NAD-dependent epimerase/dehydratase family protein encodes the protein MIKGKKIFITGGAGFIGSTLIGRLVEQNEIVAYDNLARNALQTQAYKNHPNLQLIVGDVLDYDSLAKAMAGADLVVHCAAIAGIDTVVKNTVKTMRVNMVGSANVLEAASKLEHCDRVVCFSTSEVFGTNAFRSSELDKTSIGKVGEARWTYAVSKLAEEHLAIAYYQDQWLPVTVVRPFNVYGPGQVGEGALRTFVIRALKNETIQINGDGTQIRAWCYVDDMVRGTLLCLEHPKAIGESFNIGNQRAVTTIYGLANTVIRVLGSKSKIEFVYKDYADVELRIPNVSKARDLVGFEAEVDLDEGIARTAEYYRNA
- a CDS encoding glycosyltransferase family 2 protein; protein product: MSALLERAKIRLNRVVRRAVSSLRLRYRSGTPIPASRKDEVLLFMEVRNESLRLPAVLDDHFSKGASRAFIVDNGSTDGTVEFLLKDKRVHLFSTNEHFHGALAWLEVLLRRFGCGQWCLVLDADELLAYPHMDTLDLPGFAAYLDAQGFEALHCLFLDMYPPGPLNELRYRPGDDLLAHAMCFDADNYSRMPFRGIFSDRAPAHVLCGGVRQRVFGEEFGCSKYPFFRYHKGVFLRLGLHTVEGLRIAPEQGVLMHFKFLQDFHANAVREAARGVHWNGAVEYKAYARMIEQHPSFVMANDRSQRFRDWRQLVELGLMASSPALDAHAVQPRRDKNERKNEKNAV
- a CDS encoding glycosyltransferase family 2 protein; this encodes MPDAAESAARPPGVTVAIMTYNEAASLESVVREIHGVLRGMGNPFEIVIIDDGSTDGSGPIADRLAVEIAGVRVLRHPTNLGLGAVYRHGYTCGTLDLVTLFPADGQFDARIIPQFVRLFDRADMVLGCIPEYKKSRSFAARFFSWGERMLYKVLFGRFPEFQGIMMFRRALLEGLPLTSAGRGWMVQMELILRFLRKGYRIVNEPTGIRPRASGHSKVNNLRAILSNLGQVFALRWRLWFG